Proteins from a genomic interval of Polaribacter sp. Q13:
- a CDS encoding helix-turn-helix domain-containing protein has protein sequence MSKNPELELALQFIDKTDRNIFVTGKAGTGKTTFLHQIKKESLKRMVIVAPTGVAAINAKGVTIHSFFQMPFGPILPDQIANTNQQRKFSKTKIDIIKSLDLVIIDEISMVRADLLDGIDQVMRRYKNRNKVFGGAQVLMIGDLQQLAPVVRPNEWSLLQQHYNTVYFFSSKAYQEANVVSIELKHIYRQKNEDFITILNEIRTDTLSEKSAEILNKNYNPTFSPTKDDGYITLTTHNNRANLINSSELNKLNTKSYFFKADVSGKFNDNAFPNDEKLELKMGAQVMFIKNDSSPEKRYYNGKIGIITDISLQNVTVQCPNEIDEIVTERETWDNVNYSINEETKEIKEDVIGSFSQIPLRLAWAITIHKSQGLTFEKAIIDAEASFAHGQTYVALSRCTSLEGLVLKTPITSSAIINDRTVSVFNESVEENHPDESVLNESEKHFQLNLISELFDYQPFLYPISRLIDIFYKNQSSIKGDVIDHLQTIKDDGVVALMKVSNGFKNQLNAISEDSILPENSSQIQERFTKALDYFVTQTKGNILKPLNAIQFSTDNKTVKKDFTKQFDSLQEKLLEKLFALQKMNNGFKVQDYLKIRAKAVLQKSAPVKKKTVASKRDPILALRLRELRDEISKDLGIPHFQIFTQETLYAICDDLPRTEKALLSTVGMGKTRVSKYGVQILEAIEDYCKKNGINKLNEQKKEDKKPTKQITFELFKSGLSIKEIAKERSLTSGTIESHLASYIPSGDIDILELIDIKRYKKIVNAIEDTEFKSLTDLKEKVDKSFSFMELRMVLMSMEN, from the coding sequence ATGTCAAAAAACCCTGAATTAGAACTTGCCCTACAATTTATAGATAAGACTGATAGAAATATCTTTGTTACAGGAAAAGCAGGTACAGGAAAAACTACTTTTTTACATCAAATTAAAAAAGAATCTTTAAAAAGAATGGTTATTGTAGCACCAACTGGTGTTGCTGCAATTAATGCCAAAGGTGTTACTATTCATTCTTTTTTTCAAATGCCTTTTGGTCCTATTTTACCAGATCAGATTGCAAATACAAATCAGCAACGTAAGTTTTCTAAAACAAAAATAGATATTATCAAATCGTTAGATTTGGTAATTATTGATGAAATTTCTATGGTTCGTGCCGATTTGTTAGACGGAATAGACCAAGTGATGCGCCGTTATAAAAACCGAAATAAAGTTTTTGGTGGTGCACAAGTTTTAATGATTGGAGATTTACAACAATTAGCTCCGGTTGTAAGACCTAATGAGTGGAGCTTATTGCAACAACATTATAATACTGTTTACTTTTTTAGCTCTAAAGCCTACCAAGAAGCCAATGTGGTTTCCATAGAATTAAAACATATTTATCGTCAGAAAAACGAAGATTTTATTACCATTTTAAATGAAATTAGAACGGATACTTTATCAGAAAAATCTGCTGAAATTTTAAATAAAAATTACAATCCTACCTTCTCTCCTACTAAAGATGATGGTTATATTACCTTAACAACCCATAATAATAGAGCCAATTTAATTAACAGTTCTGAATTAAATAAACTAAACACCAAAAGTTACTTTTTTAAAGCGGATGTTTCTGGTAAATTCAATGATAATGCTTTTCCGAATGATGAAAAGTTAGAGTTGAAAATGGGAGCGCAAGTAATGTTCATCAAAAATGATTCATCACCAGAAAAAAGATATTACAACGGAAAAATAGGAATTATAACAGATATTTCTCTACAAAATGTAACCGTACAATGTCCCAATGAAATTGATGAGATTGTTACAGAAAGAGAAACTTGGGATAATGTAAATTATTCCATTAATGAAGAAACTAAAGAGATTAAAGAAGATGTAATTGGCTCTTTTTCTCAGATTCCTTTGCGATTGGCTTGGGCAATTACCATTCATAAAAGTCAGGGGTTAACCTTTGAAAAAGCAATTATAGATGCAGAAGCCTCTTTTGCACACGGACAAACCTATGTTGCCTTAAGTAGATGTACTTCTTTAGAAGGTTTAGTCTTAAAAACACCAATTACCAGCAGTGCAATTATTAATGACAGAACCGTTAGTGTTTTTAATGAAAGTGTAGAAGAAAATCATCCGGATGAAAGTGTTTTAAACGAATCTGAAAAACATTTTCAGTTGAATTTAATTTCTGAATTGTTCGATTATCAACCATTTTTATATCCCATTTCTAGATTGATTGATATTTTTTATAAAAATCAATCAAGTATTAAAGGTGATGTTATAGATCATTTACAAACTATAAAAGATGACGGTGTTGTTGCTTTAATGAAAGTTTCTAACGGATTTAAAAATCAGTTAAACGCAATCTCAGAAGACAGTATTCTGCCAGAAAATAGTTCGCAAATTCAAGAACGTTTTACAAAAGCGCTCGATTATTTTGTAACACAAACAAAAGGAAACATTCTAAAACCTTTAAATGCCATTCAGTTTTCTACGGATAATAAAACTGTGAAAAAAGATTTTACGAAGCAATTTGACAGCTTACAAGAAAAGCTATTAGAAAAATTGTTTGCTCTTCAAAAAATGAACAATGGTTTTAAAGTGCAAGACTATTTAAAAATAAGAGCAAAAGCCGTTTTACAAAAATCTGCACCGGTAAAAAAGAAAACAGTTGCTTCTAAACGCGACCCTATTTTAGCCTTAAGATTGCGTGAATTAAGAGACGAAATTTCTAAAGATTTAGGAATTCCGCATTTTCAAATTTTTACACAAGAAACTCTATATGCTATTTGCGATGATTTACCAAGAACGGAAAAAGCGCTATTAAGCACTGTTGGAATGGGAAAAACACGTGTATCTAAATACGGAGTGCAAATCTTAGAAGCCATTGAAGATTATTGTAAAAAAAACGGAATTAATAAATTAAACGAACAGAAAAAAGAGGATAAGAAACCAACCAAACAAATTACTTTTGAGTTGTTTAAATCTGGGCTATCCATAAAAGAAATAGCTAAAGAACGTAGTTTAACTTCCGGAACTATAGAAAGTCATTTAGCTAGTTATATTCCTTCTGGTGATATTGATATTCTAGAATTGATAGATATTAAGAGATACAAGAAAATTGTAAACGCCATAGAGGACACCGAGTTTAAAAGCTTAACAGACCTAAAGGAAAAAGTAGATAAATCTTTTTCTTTTATGGAATTGAGAATGGTTTTAATGTCTATGGAAAATTAA
- a CDS encoding YgiQ family radical SAM protein, whose translation MQEPKRHQLTDWLPTTNKEVKIRGWEELDVILFSGDAYVDHPSFGPAVIGRILESYGLRVAIVPQPSVNDNLQDFEKLGKPRLFFAVTGGCMDPMVSNYTASKRSRDKDAYTPNGDKGFRPDYATSVYSKILKDKFPDIPVLIGGIEASLRRVTHYDYWSDKLLPGILETSKADMLVYGMGEQPLREIVELLQKGVPFSSLKNIKQTAIFINEKEESLPVVNGWEDITINSHEACLKDKKTFASNFKVIEQESNKLKARRILQGVGEKTMVINPPYPTMTEKEIDGSFDLPFTRLPHPKYNKRGPIPAFEMIKFSINIHRGCFGGCSFCTISAHQGKFIASRSQESVLREVDKVANMPDFKGYLSDIGGPSANMYQMKGKVQSICDKCVAPSCISPVICSNLDTSHKPLTELYQAVDKHPKIKKSFIGSGIRHDMLVPEFNKNADPKELDAYTEEVMTKHVSGRLKVAPEHTSDPVLKLMRKPSFKYFHMFKERFDKINIKKKLNLQLIPYFISSHPASEVEDMANLAAETKDMGFQLEQVQGFTPTPMTVATVIYYSGYHPYTLKPTKTPKTKKEREDQHKFFFWYKKENKDWIKNTLNKVGRQDLLRKLLPENNSWKKNKNAKEVKNTFDDAVPVPFNKRKKKVSRAPKKKRR comes from the coding sequence ATGCAAGAACCTAAAAGACATCAATTAACCGACTGGTTACCAACTACAAACAAGGAAGTGAAAATTCGTGGTTGGGAAGAACTAGACGTTATTTTATTTAGCGGAGACGCTTATGTAGATCATCCATCATTTGGACCTGCAGTAATCGGTCGTATTTTAGAAAGTTACGGCTTGCGAGTGGCCATTGTGCCGCAACCAAGTGTAAATGATAATTTGCAAGATTTTGAAAAATTAGGAAAACCGCGTTTGTTTTTTGCTGTAACTGGTGGGTGTATGGATCCGATGGTGAGTAATTATACGGCTAGTAAACGTAGTAGGGATAAAGATGCATACACGCCAAATGGCGATAAAGGCTTTAGACCAGATTATGCAACTTCTGTGTATTCTAAGATTTTAAAGGATAAATTTCCAGATATTCCTGTTTTAATTGGCGGAATTGAAGCTTCTTTAAGACGTGTAACTCATTATGATTATTGGTCTGATAAGTTGTTACCTGGTATTTTAGAAACTTCTAAAGCAGACATGTTAGTCTACGGAATGGGAGAACAACCTTTGCGAGAAATTGTAGAATTATTGCAAAAAGGGGTTCCGTTTTCTAGTTTAAAAAATATTAAACAAACGGCTATTTTTATCAACGAAAAGGAAGAAAGTTTGCCTGTTGTAAATGGTTGGGAAGATATAACTATCAATTCGCATGAGGCTTGTTTAAAGGATAAAAAGACATTTGCTTCTAACTTTAAAGTGATTGAACAAGAGTCTAACAAGTTAAAAGCACGTAGAATTTTACAAGGAGTAGGAGAGAAAACGATGGTGATTAATCCGCCGTATCCTACCATGACAGAAAAGGAAATAGATGGTTCTTTCGATTTGCCTTTTACGCGTTTACCGCATCCTAAATATAACAAACGTGGTCCCATACCTGCGTTTGAAATGATAAAATTCTCTATTAATATTCATAGAGGATGTTTTGGTGGATGTAGTTTTTGTACTATTTCTGCACATCAAGGAAAATTTATAGCAAGCAGAAGTCAGGAATCTGTTTTAAGAGAAGTGGATAAAGTGGCAAATATGCCAGACTTTAAAGGGTATTTATCTGATATTGGTGGGCCTTCTGCTAATATGTATCAAATGAAAGGAAAAGTACAATCTATTTGTGACAAATGTGTTGCGCCGAGTTGTATATCGCCTGTAATTTGCTCTAATTTAGATACGTCTCATAAACCTTTAACAGAGTTATACCAAGCGGTTGATAAACATCCGAAGATTAAAAAGTCTTTTATTGGAAGTGGAATTAGACATGATATGTTGGTGCCAGAATTCAATAAAAATGCAGATCCAAAAGAATTGGATGCGTATACGGAAGAGGTAATGACCAAACATGTTTCTGGACGATTAAAAGTTGCGCCAGAACATACTTCTGATCCTGTTTTAAAGTTGATGCGTAAACCGTCTTTTAAATATTTTCACATGTTTAAAGAGCGTTTTGATAAGATAAATATTAAGAAAAAATTAAATTTACAGTTAATTCCGTATTTTATTTCTAGTCACCCAGCAAGTGAAGTAGAAGATATGGCAAACTTAGCTGCAGAGACCAAAGATATGGGTTTTCAGCTAGAGCAAGTGCAAGGTTTTACACCAACACCTATGACGGTTGCAACGGTTATTTATTATTCAGGATATCATCCGTATACTTTAAAACCTACTAAAACACCTAAGACAAAAAAAGAGCGTGAAGACCAACATAAATTTTTCTTTTGGTACAAAAAAGAAAATAAAGATTGGATTAAAAACACCCTTAACAAAGTTGGAAGACAAGATTTATTGAGAAAATTATTACCAGAAAATAATTCTTGGAAAAAGAACAAAAACGCCAAAGAAGTAAAGAATACTTTTGATGATGCAGTTCCTGTTCCATTTAATAAACGAAAGAAAAAAGTAAGTAGAGCTCCTAAGAAAAAAAGGAGATAA
- a CDS encoding aldehyde dehydrogenase produces MKETTEAIILKNIAAHKSFFATHQTKDIHFRLTQLKTLKKAILQYQEKIETALWQDLHKSPEEAYLTEISLVIGEIDNHLKHLKKWAAPKRVASSLHLIPASSKIIYEPLGTALIVAPWNYPFQLLINTLVGAISAGCCSVLKPSPDTPTVAKVMEDMISENFDSNYISVVHGGRETNTTLFAQRFDIIFFTGSPKVGKVVMKAAAENLTPVVLELGGKSPCIVDADANIDIAAKRIIWGKLINAGQTCIAPDYLFAHQSIKAQLLDKIAENIKLMYGDDIKKSRFYPRIVNKDAVERLSDLLNQGTIHTGGEIDIKEKFIAPTIIDNVLPDFKIMQAEIFGPILPVMSFSHIDETIDYINKNEKPLAFYYFGKNKKAKEILAKTSSGGACINDTLMHVSNHNLPFGGVGNSGLGNYHGQDSFFAFSHKRAVVTNPTWIDLPLKYVPFKYFKIIKKLL; encoded by the coding sequence ATGAAAGAAACCACAGAGGCTATTATTCTTAAAAATATAGCAGCACATAAGTCGTTTTTTGCAACACATCAAACAAAAGATATTCATTTTAGATTAACGCAATTAAAAACGTTAAAAAAAGCCATTCTTCAATATCAAGAAAAAATTGAAACTGCTTTATGGCAAGATTTACACAAATCGCCAGAAGAAGCATATCTAACAGAAATAAGTCTTGTTATTGGTGAAATCGACAACCATCTTAAACATTTAAAAAAATGGGCAGCTCCTAAAAGAGTTGCTTCGTCACTTCATTTAATTCCAGCTTCTAGTAAAATTATTTACGAGCCTTTAGGAACCGCTTTAATTGTTGCTCCTTGGAATTATCCTTTTCAATTATTAATAAACACGTTAGTTGGCGCAATTTCTGCAGGTTGTTGTAGCGTACTAAAACCATCTCCAGACACACCTACCGTTGCCAAAGTGATGGAAGATATGATTTCAGAGAATTTTGATTCAAATTACATTAGTGTTGTGCATGGCGGCAGAGAAACCAACACTACATTGTTTGCGCAACGTTTCGATATTATTTTCTTTACTGGAAGTCCTAAAGTTGGTAAAGTAGTCATGAAAGCTGCTGCAGAAAACCTAACACCTGTCGTTTTAGAATTAGGTGGAAAAAGTCCGTGTATTGTAGATGCAGATGCCAATATAGATATTGCCGCTAAACGAATTATTTGGGGAAAATTAATTAATGCCGGACAAACATGTATTGCTCCAGATTATCTTTTTGCCCACCAATCTATTAAAGCTCAGTTATTAGACAAAATTGCAGAAAATATTAAATTGATGTATGGTGATGATATCAAGAAAAGTCGTTTTTATCCGCGTATTGTAAATAAAGATGCAGTAGAACGCTTAAGTGATTTATTAAACCAAGGAACCATACATACTGGAGGGGAAATTGACATCAAAGAAAAATTTATTGCTCCTACTATTATTGATAACGTTCTGCCAGATTTTAAAATTATGCAAGCAGAAATATTCGGACCAATATTACCTGTAATGAGTTTTAGCCATATTGATGAAACTATAGATTACATCAATAAAAACGAAAAACCTTTGGCTTTCTATTATTTTGGGAAAAATAAAAAAGCGAAAGAAATTTTAGCAAAAACCTCATCGGGTGGCGCTTGTATTAATGACACGTTAATGCATGTAAGCAACCACAATTTACCTTTTGGAGGTGTAGGAAATAGCGGATTAGGAAACTATCACGGACAAGATAGTTTTTTTGCTTTTAGCCATAAAAGAGCCGTTGTTACAAACCCAACTTGGATAGATTTACCTTTAAAATATGTACCTTTTAAGTATTTTAAAATTATTAAGAAACTTCTATAA